In Humulus lupulus chromosome 7, drHumLupu1.1, whole genome shotgun sequence, the following are encoded in one genomic region:
- the LOC133789545 gene encoding 17.3 kDa class I heat shock protein-like codes for MSGVPSPFRGRIGDPLDTYALDVWDPLKDFSFFFPDSSPSSGQASSIVNAGVDWKQTPEAHVKKEEIKVEDEDEDEGNVVLQFSSGERSVEEKKENETWHREEPRGGGKLMSWFRMPENAKMDRIKAAMECGVLTMTVPKTEVKKPDVKAIQISG; via the coding sequence ATGTCGGGTGTTCCTAGCCCCTTCCGCGGAAGAATAGGTGATCCTTTGGACACGTACGCTCTCGATGTGTGGGACCCTTTAAAGGACTTCTCTTTCTTCTTCCCGGACTCTTCTCCTTCTTCCGGCCAAGCATCGTCCATCGTCAACGCCGGAGTTGACTGGAAGCAGACTCCGGAAGCTCACGTGAAGAAAGAAGAAATCAAGGTCGAGGACGAAGACGAAGACGAAGGTAATGTAGTACTTCAGTTCAGTAGTGGCGAGAGGAGCGTGGAGGAAAAGAAGGAGAATGAAACGTGGCACAGGGAGGAGCCGCGCGGTGGCGGAAAGCTCATGAGCTGGTTTAGGATGCCGGAGAATGCTAAAATGGACCGAATCAAGGCTGCCATGGAGTGTGGGGTTCTCACTATGACTGTCCCTAAGACAGAGGTGAAGAAGCCTGATGTTAAAGCCATTCAAATTTCTGGCTGA